The following coding sequences lie in one Benincasa hispida cultivar B227 chromosome 6, ASM972705v1, whole genome shotgun sequence genomic window:
- the LOC120079029 gene encoding protein CLP1 homolog isoform X2: MDGATETDYTADETPMIGYVNVHAILEARRSRARASSSDDSGSTQGPRVIVVGPTDSGKSTLSRMLLSWAAKQGWKPTFVDLDIGQGSITIPGCIAATPIELPIDPVEGIPLEMPLVYFYGHTTPSNNVDLYKVLVKELAQVLERQFTGNAESRAAGMVINTMGWIEGVGYELLLHAIDTLNANVVLVLGQEKLWSMLKDVLKNKPNVDVVKLQKSGGVVSRNAKFRQKARSYRIREYFYGPANDLSPHSNIANFSDLFIYRIGGGPQAPRSALPIGAEPAADPTRLVPVNINRDLLHLVLAVSFAKEPEEIISSNVAGFVYITDIDIQRKKITYLAPSAGELPGKYLIVGTLTWIET; the protein is encoded by the exons ATGGATGGTGCGACTGAAACTGATTATACGGCAGATGAG ACACCCATGATTGGTTATGTGAATGTTCATGCTATACTTGAAGCGCGAAGAAGCCGTGCTAGAGCATCATCGTCTGATGACTCTGGTTCTACTCAG GGTCCAAGGGTAATTGTTGTGGGGCCTACCGATTCGGGAAAGAGCACCTTGTCAAGGATGCTTCTTAGTTGGGCTGCAAAGCAGGGTTGGAAGCCTACATTTGTGGACTTGGATATTGGCCAGGGATCTATAACAATTCCTGGATGCATTGCTGCTACCCCCATTGAGTTGCCCATTGATCCTGTGGAAGGTATCCCGCTCGAAATGCCACTAGTTTACTTTTATGGACATACTACTCCAAG CAATAATGTTGATCTGTACAAAGTGCTTGTGAAGGAGCTTGCCCAAGTACTGGAGAGACAATTTACTGGCAATGCAGAGTCTCGAGCTGCCGGTATGGTTATCAACACAATGGGATGGATCGAGGGTGTAGGCTATGAG CTGCTTCTACATGCAATTGATACACTCAATGCGAATGTTGTCTTGGTTTTGGGTCAG GAGAAACTTTGGAGCATGCTCAAAGATGTACTAAAAAACAAGCCTAATGTAGATGTTGTGAAACTTCAAAAGTCTGGTGGTGTTGTATCCCGAAATGCTAAATTTCGTCAGAAAGCCAGGAGTTACAGAATAAGG GAATATTTTTATGGGCCTGCAAATGATCTCTCACCACACTCAAACATTGCAAACTTCAGCGATCTTTTCATTTATCGCATTGGAGGTGGCCCGCAGGCCCCTCGTTCAGCTCTGCCTATTGGTGCAGAACCTGCTGCAGACCCCACACGATTAGTGCCTGTCAACATTAATCGGGATTTGCTTCATTTGGTTCTTGCTGTTTCATTTGCAAAAGAACCTGAAGAAATTATCTCAAG CAATGTTGCTGGATTTGTTTATATTACTGACATCGACATCCAAAG GAAGAAAATTACATATCTTGCGCCATCGGCCGGGGAACTTCCAGGCAAGTATTTGATCGTGGGAACCTTGACCTGGATCGAGACCTGA
- the LOC120079029 gene encoding protein CLP1 homolog isoform X1: MAYGGPAIVAGSASTSSIRQVKLDRESELRIEVGNDSPLRLRLLSGNAEIFGTELPPEIWLTLPPRLKIAVFTWYGATLEMDGATETDYTADETPMIGYVNVHAILEARRSRARASSSDDSGSTQGPRVIVVGPTDSGKSTLSRMLLSWAAKQGWKPTFVDLDIGQGSITIPGCIAATPIELPIDPVEGIPLEMPLVYFYGHTTPSNNVDLYKVLVKELAQVLERQFTGNAESRAAGMVINTMGWIEGVGYELLLHAIDTLNANVVLVLGQEKLWSMLKDVLKNKPNVDVVKLQKSGGVVSRNAKFRQKARSYRIREYFYGPANDLSPHSNIANFSDLFIYRIGGGPQAPRSALPIGAEPAADPTRLVPVNINRDLLHLVLAVSFAKEPEEIISSNVAGFVYITDIDIQRKKITYLAPSAGELPGKYLIVGTLTWIET; this comes from the exons ATGGCGTATGGTGGTCCGGCCATTGTGGCTGGTTCAGCTTCGACTTCGTCTATCAGACAGGTCAAACTGGATAGAGAGAGCGAGCTCAGGATTGAAGTTGGAAACGACTCGCCTCTTCGTCTACGGCTGCTTTCTGGTAATGCTGAGATCTTCGGCACTGAGCTTCCTCCTGAAATATGGCTCACTTTGCCACCAAGGCTGAAAATTGCC GTCTTCACTTGGTATGGAGCCACACTTGAAATGGATGGTGCGACTGAAACTGATTATACGGCAGATGAG ACACCCATGATTGGTTATGTGAATGTTCATGCTATACTTGAAGCGCGAAGAAGCCGTGCTAGAGCATCATCGTCTGATGACTCTGGTTCTACTCAG GGTCCAAGGGTAATTGTTGTGGGGCCTACCGATTCGGGAAAGAGCACCTTGTCAAGGATGCTTCTTAGTTGGGCTGCAAAGCAGGGTTGGAAGCCTACATTTGTGGACTTGGATATTGGCCAGGGATCTATAACAATTCCTGGATGCATTGCTGCTACCCCCATTGAGTTGCCCATTGATCCTGTGGAAGGTATCCCGCTCGAAATGCCACTAGTTTACTTTTATGGACATACTACTCCAAG CAATAATGTTGATCTGTACAAAGTGCTTGTGAAGGAGCTTGCCCAAGTACTGGAGAGACAATTTACTGGCAATGCAGAGTCTCGAGCTGCCGGTATGGTTATCAACACAATGGGATGGATCGAGGGTGTAGGCTATGAG CTGCTTCTACATGCAATTGATACACTCAATGCGAATGTTGTCTTGGTTTTGGGTCAG GAGAAACTTTGGAGCATGCTCAAAGATGTACTAAAAAACAAGCCTAATGTAGATGTTGTGAAACTTCAAAAGTCTGGTGGTGTTGTATCCCGAAATGCTAAATTTCGTCAGAAAGCCAGGAGTTACAGAATAAGG GAATATTTTTATGGGCCTGCAAATGATCTCTCACCACACTCAAACATTGCAAACTTCAGCGATCTTTTCATTTATCGCATTGGAGGTGGCCCGCAGGCCCCTCGTTCAGCTCTGCCTATTGGTGCAGAACCTGCTGCAGACCCCACACGATTAGTGCCTGTCAACATTAATCGGGATTTGCTTCATTTGGTTCTTGCTGTTTCATTTGCAAAAGAACCTGAAGAAATTATCTCAAG CAATGTTGCTGGATTTGTTTATATTACTGACATCGACATCCAAAG GAAGAAAATTACATATCTTGCGCCATCGGCCGGGGAACTTCCAGGCAAGTATTTGATCGTGGGAACCTTGACCTGGATCGAGACCTGA